The segment CCGGGTGGCGTGCATTGCCCTGGCCTTTGAGATGAAGGTGTTGGTTTACGATCCCTATTTGGACAAAGCCGAAGTTGATGGACGCCTCCTGCCCCTTGTTTCGCTGGATGAGTTACTGTCACAAGCACACTTTGTGTCGCTGCATGCACCCTTAACCGCCGAAAATCACCATATGATTGACGACGGCGCGCTGGAAAAAATGCGCTCGGACGCCTACCTCATCAATGTTGCGCGCGGCGGGCTGGTGGACGAGGCTGCGCTTTACCGCGCCCTGATCGACGGACAGATTGCCGGCGCCGCGCTCGACACCTTCGAAGTGGAGCCGGTCTCGCCGGACAACCCGCTGTTGGGGCTGGACAACGTGTGGGCTACTCCCCACTACCTGGGCGCGACCTGGGAAAGTCTGGCGCAGGTAGCCGCTGCCGTCCAGGATGCTGCCTTGAAGCTGTTGCAGGGTGAGCATCCCGGCTACCAGGTGGTCAATCCTGAAGTTTTCGAAGAAAGGGAGCAGAATCTTGATACTTGATTGCGAGCTCTATCTACTCGACTTTCCGGTGGCAGGCCGGATATACGATATCCCTGCCCTGGAATTGCTGCTGGACGAAGCCGGTATCGACCGGGCGGTGCTCATGCCCCCGGTGACGATCAAGCCAGACAATTATTGGATGGTCGAGCAGGCGAACGGTAATTCGCGTTTCATTCCCTGCGCCTTGCTCAACCCTCATTTTGGCGATGAAGCGGTGACCGAATTAGAAACCGGCGTGCGCGAGTGGGGCATTCGGGGCCTCAAATTGATGCCGACCAAGCACGGTTACCGCCTCAATACAAAGGGTGTTCACCAACTGGTGGCCAAGTGCGCGGAATTGAACATCTCCCTATCGGTTCATTCCGAAGGAGGCTGGGCCAATCCTTTGTTCATTGGCGTGTTGGCCGAAGCCTTCCCGGATGTGTCCGTGATAATGGATCATATGGGATATCGCTACTGGGTGGCAGAGGCTATTGAAGCCGCAAAACGAACTCCCAATATTTACCTGGCCACAACCGCTGTAATGGAACCGCACTTTATCGCTATGGCGATCGAAGCGATAGGGGTGGAGCGCATTGTCTTCGGCTCAAACGGCCCCCTGGTGATCCCGAAAATGCAAGTAGAAGTCATCAAATCGCTGCAACTTTCGCCGGAGAACGAAGCCAATGTTCTGGGCGGTACGCTGGCGAAATTATATGGAATTGAGAATTAAAGAAAAGGTACCAAATCTGTAGATATTGATGAACCCTTGGCTCAAAAGACAGCACAAGATATTATGGATAATTCCGGGAGGGAAATATTGGCATTTCATGCGGATGTATCAGATTCGAGTCAAGTACGAACCGTGGTAAACACTACTTTAGAGAAGTTCGGTCGCATCGACATCCTGGTAAATAACGCCGGGATATGCCCTGTTACACCATGGGATGAGGTTACCCTGGATAGTTGGAACAGGGTGCTTTCTGTGAACCTGACCAGTGCGTTTCTTTTTACACATGCTGTTGTCCCCTCAATGAAATCAAACCATTTTGGACGTATCGTATTTATATCCTCGGAAGCAGCTTTCAGTGGAAGTGTTATCTCACATGTTGCCTATGGAGTAAGCAAAGCTGGGATGTTAAATTTTATGAGATCTGTAGCAAAAAAATTTGCACAAGATGGTATTTTAGCAAATGCTGTTGCTCCAGGTCCTGTCGATACACCTATGGGTCGTAACTTTGGTGATGATTTTTGGGTCTCCGCAGAGCAGCGCACCTTACTGAAGCGCCACGCTACTGGTCATGAGATTGCGGACGCGGTATTGTTTTTTGCCAGTGATCGGAGCACCTATGTTACAGGACAGTATCTCCGAGTAAATGGTGGTCGTGATTTATTGGTGTAGGGCGAATAAAAATGTCACTAACAAATATCGGTACTGTAAAATCAGCGGTTATGACAGCGCCTAATCAGGTTAAGGCGGTCGAGCGCGAAATTAAGTCACCTGGACGAGGTGAAGTTGAATTGCAGGTTGGTTATGTGGGTATATGTGGCTCCGATCTGCATGCCTACCTGGGGGGAGATACCATTTTTGACTTCCCAATTGTCTTTGGACACGAATTCAGCGCCCGGGTGTTGCGCTGCGGACCCGGAATTGACCACTTGCCGGAAGGTCAGTGGGTCGGTGTGGCTCCGCTCCTGGCGTGCGGCGATTGCCCATTTTGCAGCGCAGGCCACGAACATCTCTGCGAGCGCCGAGCCATTTTTGGAGCCAGGACTGACGGAGCGCTGCGGGAACGACTCATCATGCCGGCTGAGGTCGTCTATCCCCTGCCGGCGGGAGTATCTCCCCCGGAAGGGGTTTTGGGCGAACCCCTGGCTGTAGCCATACACGCTGTCAATCGCGCCGGGCGTGATCTGGCAGGGGCAAAGGTTATCATTAGCGGCGCCGGGGCCATTGGCCTGCTCATTGCCCTGGTGGTGGAGCAACGTGGCGCAGAGCAGATTTTGCTGTTGGAGATCGACGAAAAGCGCCGAAATTTTGCCCGGTCTCTGGGCTTTCAAATCACTCATCCGGAAGAGGCTCCTTGTGCAACGGCTGACTGTCTCTTCATTGCTGCCGGAGCACCCGCAGCCATAGCTGTCATACCAGATTTGTTGGCGCCGCTCGGTACAGCCGTGGTGGTCGGCATCATCTCCGAGGCTCAGCTTAACTGGTTCCACCTGCTCATTAAGGAGGGCAATGTAACCACCTCTCGTTACTTCACTCTGTCCGACTACCAGGCGGGAATCAGGCTTCTGGGCGCGCCCGGTTTCAAGGCCAAATCACTCATTCAGGAGCAAGTCGCTTTTTCAGAGTTGTTTATGGATGAGGGGCGGCAGGTCATGGGCCGCGCCCAGCAAGTCATGCGACTACTGATCAAAATATAGAAACGAAAATGTATGAAAATCATCGATAGTCACTGCCATCTTGGCATTTCCAAACTTTCCGGCCATACCATCACAGAAAGCGACCTGTTGCATGCTATGGATACGCACGGCGTGGACATATCCCTGGTGATGCCCCACGCCGTCACCGATGATCCGGTTGCCGCCCATGATGCGGTGGCGGAACTGTGTCAAAAACATCCTGGACGCTTTCGGGGCATAGTTAACTTAAGCCCTCTGTGGGACGAAGCCAACTACCGCCGCGAGGCGACGCGCTGCGTGCGCGACCTGGGCTTTGTCGCCCTGAAGCTCAATCCTATGCAGCATCTCACGTCGCCCCTGATGGCGAACGCGGACAAGGTTTTTGACGCTGCCGCCGATTTGGGCGTGCCGGTTGTTGTGCATACCGGGCCGGGAGTCCCCTGGGCGCTGCCCGCGCTCTCTATCCCCCAGGCCAGGCGCCACCCCGATTTGCCCATTATCCTGGCCCACGCCGGTTTTGCCGTTTATACCGCCGAGGCTTATGTGGCCGCAGTTGAATGCGACAATATTTTCCTGGAACCTTCCTGGTGCGCCATTTATGAGTTGAAATGGCTGATTAAAGAGCTTGGCGCCGACCGCATCCTGTTCGGTTCAGACCTACCCGAAAATCTGCCGGTGGAACTCGTCAAGTATAAATCCCTCGACCTGTCCCTCCAAGACCTGGCAGCTTGCCTGGGAGGAACGGCGGCACGACTGTTTCAGATATGAAAAGGAGTAGAACTACGGAAACTTACAGTACAACCGTTAAATCGTTTTGGCAAACTGATATCCTGGTTATCGGCGGTGGTCCTGCCGGAGTGATCGCTGCTCTGGCTGCCGCTGAACAGGGCGCAGCGGTGACCCTGGTCGAGCGATATGGGTTTCTGGGCGGAATCAGCACGCAAGTGATCGATACCTTCTGCGGTTATTACCCACCGGGTGACAACGCCAAAAGAATCATTGGCGGCATCCCGGACCGTGTGGTCGACGCACTTATGCAGCGTGGCAAAGCCCTTTACCGCATGTGTCCCTATAGTGGAAGCAAACTGATCACGTATGATCCGCCCACCCTCAAGGTAGTTTGGGAAACAATGGCTCAGCAAGCTGGGGTAAGGGTTCTTTTGCACACCTTTGTGGTCGACGCCTGGCGGGATAGAGATCGAATCATGGGCGTGGTGGCAGTGAATAAAGGTGGATTTGTACGATTGCAGGCCGGGGTTGTCATCGATGCATCGGGGGATGCTGACGTTGCCGCCGCAGTGGGGGTGCCGTTTGAGAGCGCCGAACACGGCCCCGTCCAACCACTCACAACCACGTTCAGACTGATGAAGGTCGATGTTGAACGGGCACAACAAGTGGAGGAGGCAGAACTTCAGGCGTTAATGACCGAGGCAGTTGAAGGCAATGGCTATGATCTGCCTGGCCGGAATGCCATATTTTACATTACACCTCTGGCTGGCGTGGTAGGCACGAATATGACACGAATCAGCGGCATCGACCCAACCGACCCTTTGCAGCTTTCCGAAGCAGAGCGCCAGGGACGACGACAGGCGATTGAATACATGCGTTTCCTCAAAGATTACGTGCCCGGCTTTGAAAACGCAGAATTAGTTAACTTTAGCACCCAGATCGGTATCCGGGAGAGTCGTCGCATTTTTGGGGATTACCGGCTCACCGGTGAGGACGTTTTATCGGGGCGGAGTTTTGAGGACGCAATTGCCAAAGGCGCCTGGCCAATCGAGGAACACCAGGCCAAGCATGACATACGCTGGCAGCATCTTTCTGACGGCGTGGCGTATGACATCCCATATCGTTCTTTACTGCCGCAACGTGTGGAGGGCCTGTTGGTTGCTGGGCGATGCCTCTCTGCCGATCATGACGCCCACGCTTCCGTGCGGGTAATGGCTCAATGTATGGCAATGGGCCAGGCTGCCGGTGTGGCTGCTGCGCTGGCCTCGGACAAAAGTCTTATGCCGCGTGAAGTATCGATGGCAGAACTACAGGATTGCCTGCGCGAGCTGGGCGCTGTGATTTAGAGATCAATAGTACCTTTTGAGTCAGATTCTTGCACACTGGGCAAGACAATTCGCCACGGACCTAACCAAGGATGTACCGCAGCACGATGAACACTGACAGACGCAGATCAATCCAAGAGAGATCAGCGAGAATCTGCGCCGGAGGTCTGCGTAAATCAGCGGTAAAATCAGAAAAAAACACAACCGCAAGATAACCGCCGATAAACGCTGATCAGTCCAAACAAGATCAGAAAAGATCAGCGACCTCTGCGCCGGAGGCCTGCGTAAATCTGCGGTGAAATCAGAGAAAACACAACCGCAGATGACGCAGATAACCGCCGATGGACGCAGATCAATCCAAACAAGATCAGAGAAGATCGGCGAGAATCTGCGCCGAAGGTCTGCGAAAATCTGCGTTCCTCTGCTCTGTCTTGACGAAAGAGCGGAATTGAACCACTGATAACCGCCGACGTGTCCTGAGCGTAGCCGAAGGGTAGACGCTGATCGATCCAAACAAGATCAAAAAAGATCGGCGTGAATCTGCGCCGCAGGTCTGCGTAATCAGTGTTCCTCTGGCTTGTCCAGGTCAGGATAGTAGAAAGGAAGGAATAACATGGAACCAATTGTTTGGGTCAAGGAATACAAAGAGGATGAATTATCACCCGCTCCGGGGATTGCCGGGCGTTTTAAGCGTTACGTCGATAGCCGTGAAACGGGCCAGCGCCTGATTCACGGCCTGGGACGGCTCGAGCCCGGCGAAGATATGGGCTGGCACAGCCACCCGGAAGAAGAAGCGTTTTTTGTCATATCCGGACACGGCGTGATGCGCTGGAAAGTGAACGATGAAGTCCATGAGGCCGAGGTCGGACCCTATTGCACCTTCTACAAAGTCGGCGGCGTGCCGCACCAAATGGTCAACACGGGCTCGGAGCCGCTCATCGGGGTTGTGGCCAAGGTGAGCGCCGATGAATAGACTGAGCGGTAGTTGCGTTTTAGGAAGCGATCTGGGAACCAGCGGTTGCAAAAGCATTGTTCTCGATGCCGAGGGCAACATTCGCGGCTGGGCGCTGGAAGACTATCCTACCTTGCGCCCTCATCCGGGTTGGGCAGAACAGCATCCGGGTGATTGGTTCAGTGCTTTCCGCAACACGGCCCAACAAGCCATCCGGCAGGCAGAAGTAGAGCCGGAAGAAATCGCCGCCGTCTGCATTGTGGGCATTACGCACAATGCCGTCCTGCTGGACGAGAATGATGCCGTTCTTCGCGCCGCCATCCTGTACACTGACATCCGCAGCCAAACTCAATCCGAGGCCTTGCTTCAAAAGTGGGGTGATGCAATCTTCCAACGCACCTTTAACCCGCTCAGTCCCGTCTGGACCTGGCCCCAGTTGCAGTGGATCAAAGAAAATGAGCCTGAGGTGTGGCGTCAGACCCGCCGAATCTTGTTTCCAAAAGATTACGTTCGGCACCAGATAGCGCCCTCTTTTCTGACCGATACCATAGACCCGGTGGGCACCTGCCTGTACGACCCATTGGAGAACCAATGGATTGACCTCTTTTGCGCCGACCTGGGCCTGCCGCCGGAAGTTTGGCCGGAACCTGTCGAGCCGTGGTGTGTTGTGGGAGGCGTCAGCAAGCAGGCAGCCGCCGAGACCGGGCTGGTCCCTGGCACGCCTGTTATCGCCGGGACAACGGACACCGCCGCCGAAGTGTTTGGAACGGGCGCAATCCGCCCCGGCCAGACCACCGTCAAGCTGGCGACCGTTGGCCGTATTGCGACCATCAGTGAAGATCCTGTGCCTGATCCAACCTTTTTCAACTACCCTCACGTGCTCGAAGGGCTGTGGTATCCCGGAACCAGCACTAAATTTGCGGCCTCGGCCTTTACCTGGGCGCGCAGAGCCTTTTGGGATGAAGGCGACCGATCACACGACTACAAACTGATGGACCAGGCCGCCGCCGGTGTGCCTCCTGGTGCAGGGGGAGTCATTTTTCATCCCTACCTGGCAGGCGAGTTTGCTCCCTCCTGGGACCCCTATCTGCGGGCAAGTTTTCTGGGCGTGGGGATACAGCACAATCGCGCCCACTTCACGCGTGCAGTGATGGAAGGTGTCGCCTTTGCCATCCGCGATGCGCTGGAAAGTATCCTGGCGACGGGCCTTGAAGTGGACGAAATCCGACTCATTGGCGGCGGGGCGGCCAGCGACCTGTGGGCCCAAATTATGACCGACGTTCTCCAGCGCGAGTTGCTTGTGCCAGAGAGCGCGGACGCCGCTTTTGGCTCCGCACTGATGGCCGGTGTGGCTGCCGGAATGTTTGAGGCCAAATCTGACTCTATCGGCGATCTGATTCGTATCCGCGCCCGCCGTTTCCCCGATGAGAAACGGAGCACGCTTTATGACGACCTGTTTGGCATTTACCGGCAGGCTGCCGAGTCCATAAGCGATGTGTCGCACCAGCTGCATCATTTTCAAGTAAAACAGGGAGCAGGAAGTAAATGAGCCATTTACAAGCATACAAAAATGATCTATACGAACTGCGCTTTTCACCGATGTGCAAACCGGCGGCTGAAGTAGCCAATCTGACTCAATTGGAGAGTCACACGACACGCGCCCGAATGATGATGCTATGGCGTATTGCTGAGGGCCTGATTGAATGGACGCCGCGCGAAGTGGCGTTAGTCTATGAGTCAACGCTGGATAGCATCAGCGAGGCATTCGACGTTTTCCACTACCCTGTCAGTCAATATATGTTGGCCGCCCGCGCTGATATTTGGGAAGCAGGGCTGGCCCCGGAATGCGTCAGACAGGCTGTGGAAGCCAGTCTGACGGCCGACTTTGGAGCACCTGACACATCCGAAACGCTTTTGCTCGCCGGTGAAATCGCCCAACTTGGCGATGATACGCTGCTGGAGCCGATGAAGGCATCAGCGCAAACGTGCGGCATCGAGGCGTCAGCGTGGGTAGTTGCTACCGGCGCGCTGGCTTACACCCTCGGTGCGTGGGACGTTGCCAGCGCTCAAGCGAAGCAGATCATCGCAGGCATCCAGGCAAGCGGGGCCGAAATCGTCATTGCGGATGGGCCGGAAACAGCCTGGGCCTTGACCAAAATCTACCCTGGTTTGGGCCTTAGCCTGCCCGAAGGCGTCTCTGTCAAGCTGCTATCGGTTGCGCTGGATGAGCGGTATGATAACCAGACTGGACCGATCCCGGAGAATGGCCCGGTCTTGTTCCACGATAGTCGCCCAGCCTGCCTCCTTGCCGAAGAAATGGCAAACCACCTGGCCATCATGCCGGGCTATTTGGAAGACGAGGCGGCCTTTGGGGTTGGCGCGGTCTTCGAAGCCCCTCGCCGTTTGCTCGATGCGCTGCCAGCGCAGCGTGTCTTTGGCACCTGGACTCGCTCTCTGGCCCGCACCAGCGGTGCGGATGACGGCCTGTGGATGACTTATCCCCACCTGGCTGCCGGGTTGGCTGCCCAA is part of the Chloroflexota bacterium genome and harbors:
- a CDS encoding NAD(P)-dependent oxidoreductase; protein product: EMIEAAGNLRGIIKWGVGYENVDVSAATEHGLPIVTLPVFLASVAEAVFCFLFTITKKYQHLNALALAGKRPTIDDRGHTLEGKVLGCVGLGRIGRRVACIALAFEMKVLVYDPYLDKAEVDGRLLPLVSLDELLSQAHFVSLHAPLTAENHHMIDDGALEKMRSDAYLINVARGGLVDEAALYRALIDGQIAGAALDTFEVEPVSPDNPLLGLDNVWATPHYLGATWESLAQVAAAVQDAALKLLQGEHPGYQVVNPEVFEEREQNLDT
- a CDS encoding amidohydrolase family protein; translation: MILDCELYLLDFPVAGRIYDIPALELLLDEAGIDRAVLMPPVTIKPDNYWMVEQANGNSRFIPCALLNPHFGDEAVTELETGVREWGIRGLKLMPTKHGYRLNTKGVHQLVAKCAELNISLSVHSEGGWANPLFIGVLAEAFPDVSVIMDHMGYRYWVAEAIEAAKRTPNIYLATTAVMEPHFIAMAIEAIGVERIVFGSNGPLVIPKMQVEVIKSLQLSPENEANVLGGTLAKLYGIEN
- a CDS encoding SDR family NAD(P)-dependent oxidoreductase, with translation MDEPLAQKTAQDIMDNSGREILAFHADVSDSSQVRTVVNTTLEKFGRIDILVNNAGICPVTPWDEVTLDSWNRVLSVNLTSAFLFTHAVVPSMKSNHFGRIVFISSEAAFSGSVISHVAYGVSKAGMLNFMRSVAKKFAQDGILANAVAPGPVDTPMGRNFGDDFWVSAEQRTLLKRHATGHEIADAVLFFASDRSTYVTGQYLRVNGGRDLLV
- a CDS encoding alcohol dehydrogenase catalytic domain-containing protein; the encoded protein is MSLTNIGTVKSAVMTAPNQVKAVEREIKSPGRGEVELQVGYVGICGSDLHAYLGGDTIFDFPIVFGHEFSARVLRCGPGIDHLPEGQWVGVAPLLACGDCPFCSAGHEHLCERRAIFGARTDGALRERLIMPAEVVYPLPAGVSPPEGVLGEPLAVAIHAVNRAGRDLAGAKVIISGAGAIGLLIALVVEQRGAEQILLLEIDEKRRNFARSLGFQITHPEEAPCATADCLFIAAGAPAAIAVIPDLLAPLGTAVVVGIISEAQLNWFHLLIKEGNVTTSRYFTLSDYQAGIRLLGAPGFKAKSLIQEQVAFSELFMDEGRQVMGRAQQVMRLLIKI
- a CDS encoding amidohydrolase family protein, producing the protein MKIIDSHCHLGISKLSGHTITESDLLHAMDTHGVDISLVMPHAVTDDPVAAHDAVAELCQKHPGRFRGIVNLSPLWDEANYRREATRCVRDLGFVALKLNPMQHLTSPLMANADKVFDAAADLGVPVVVHTGPGVPWALPALSIPQARRHPDLPIILAHAGFAVYTAEAYVAAVECDNIFLEPSWCAIYELKWLIKELGADRILFGSDLPENLPVELVKYKSLDLSLQDLAACLGGTAARLFQI
- a CDS encoding FAD-dependent oxidoreductase, whose translation is MKRSRTTETYSTTVKSFWQTDILVIGGGPAGVIAALAAAEQGAAVTLVERYGFLGGISTQVIDTFCGYYPPGDNAKRIIGGIPDRVVDALMQRGKALYRMCPYSGSKLITYDPPTLKVVWETMAQQAGVRVLLHTFVVDAWRDRDRIMGVVAVNKGGFVRLQAGVVIDASGDADVAAAVGVPFESAEHGPVQPLTTTFRLMKVDVERAQQVEEAELQALMTEAVEGNGYDLPGRNAIFYITPLAGVVGTNMTRISGIDPTDPLQLSEAERQGRRQAIEYMRFLKDYVPGFENAELVNFSTQIGIRESRRIFGDYRLTGEDVLSGRSFEDAIAKGAWPIEEHQAKHDIRWQHLSDGVAYDIPYRSLLPQRVEGLLVAGRCLSADHDAHASVRVMAQCMAMGQAAGVAAALASDKSLMPREVSMAELQDCLRELGAVI
- a CDS encoding cupin domain-containing protein, translated to MEPIVWVKEYKEDELSPAPGIAGRFKRYVDSRETGQRLIHGLGRLEPGEDMGWHSHPEEEAFFVISGHGVMRWKVNDEVHEAEVGPYCTFYKVGGVPHQMVNTGSEPLIGVVAKVSADE
- a CDS encoding FGGY family carbohydrate kinase gives rise to the protein MNRLSGSCVLGSDLGTSGCKSIVLDAEGNIRGWALEDYPTLRPHPGWAEQHPGDWFSAFRNTAQQAIRQAEVEPEEIAAVCIVGITHNAVLLDENDAVLRAAILYTDIRSQTQSEALLQKWGDAIFQRTFNPLSPVWTWPQLQWIKENEPEVWRQTRRILFPKDYVRHQIAPSFLTDTIDPVGTCLYDPLENQWIDLFCADLGLPPEVWPEPVEPWCVVGGVSKQAAAETGLVPGTPVIAGTTDTAAEVFGTGAIRPGQTTVKLATVGRIATISEDPVPDPTFFNYPHVLEGLWYPGTSTKFAASAFTWARRAFWDEGDRSHDYKLMDQAAAGVPPGAGGVIFHPYLAGEFAPSWDPYLRASFLGVGIQHNRAHFTRAVMEGVAFAIRDALESILATGLEVDEIRLIGGGAASDLWAQIMTDVLQRELLVPESADAAFGSALMAGVAAGMFEAKSDSIGDLIRIRARRFPDEKRSTLYDDLFGIYRQAAESISDVSHQLHHFQVKQGAGSK